From a single Apostichopus japonicus isolate 1M-3 chromosome 12, ASM3797524v1, whole genome shotgun sequence genomic region:
- the LOC139977023 gene encoding nucleolar transcription factor 1-B-like isoform X1 — translation MILRWVFNLAVWNIFLFNKILHCLSPDTHFKMEDRLTLVSNLFKQFPTRDTGFYKSTISKVKWEMVAFHQFTPEECQQEWELIQAVIRKKKTANQIVTEAIDLAKSLTYHPKRSALYPKKPLTPYIKYYSAKQKSVKDKNPSFSQTKISQVLAEKYKTLSKKKKQKHVTDYASEMKDYEAKKTEFYTEHPELKPFASRSQISPTPYMLWLAN, via the exons atgatattgagatgggtTTTTAatctagcagtgtggaatatttttctcttcaataaaatattacattgtCTGTCACCAGACACCCATTTCAAGATGGAAGACAGGTTAACTCTTGTAAGCAACCTGTTCAAACAATTCCCTACGAGAGACACCGGTTTTTATAAGTCCACCATTTCCAAGGTCAAGTGGGAGATGGTGGCATTCCATCAATTCACACCCGAAGAGTGTCAGCAGGAGTGGGAGTTGATACAAGCTGTT ATTCGGAAGAAAAAGACAGCAAACCAGATTGTCACAGAGGCCATTGATTTGGCTAAAAGCTTAACGTACCACCCAAAGCGGAGTGCT CTGTATCCAAAGAAACCATTGACCCCGTATATCAAGTACTACTCCGCCAAACAAAAATCGGTGAAAGACAAAAATCCTTCTTTCTCCCAGACAAAGATAAGCCAGGTCTTGGCGGAGAAGTACAAGACATtgtcgaaaaagaaaaag CAAAAACATGTGACCGACTACGCTTCTGAAATGAAGGATTACGAAGCCAAGAAGACAGAGTTCTA caCGGAACACCCCGAACTAAAACCGTTCGCTAGCAGATCACAAATTAGCCCCACCCCGTACATGTTGTGGTTGGCGAACTAA
- the LOC139977023 gene encoding upstream-binding factor 1-like protein 1 isoform X2 has product MILRWVFNLAVWNIFLFNKILHCLSPDTHFKMEDRLTLVSNLFKQFPTRDTGFYKSTISKVKWEMVAFHQFTPEECQQEWELIQAVIRKKKTANQIVTEAIDLAKSLTYHPKRSALYPKKPLTPYIKYYSAKQKSVKDKNPSFSQTKISQVLAEKYKTLSKKKKQKHVTDYASEMKDYEAKKTEF; this is encoded by the exons atgatattgagatgggtTTTTAatctagcagtgtggaatatttttctcttcaataaaatattacattgtCTGTCACCAGACACCCATTTCAAGATGGAAGACAGGTTAACTCTTGTAAGCAACCTGTTCAAACAATTCCCTACGAGAGACACCGGTTTTTATAAGTCCACCATTTCCAAGGTCAAGTGGGAGATGGTGGCATTCCATCAATTCACACCCGAAGAGTGTCAGCAGGAGTGGGAGTTGATACAAGCTGTT ATTCGGAAGAAAAAGACAGCAAACCAGATTGTCACAGAGGCCATTGATTTGGCTAAAAGCTTAACGTACCACCCAAAGCGGAGTGCT CTGTATCCAAAGAAACCATTGACCCCGTATATCAAGTACTACTCCGCCAAACAAAAATCGGTGAAAGACAAAAATCCTTCTTTCTCCCAGACAAAGATAAGCCAGGTCTTGGCGGAGAAGTACAAGACATtgtcgaaaaagaaaaag CAAAAACATGTGACCGACTACGCTTCTGAAATGAAGGATTACGAAGCCAAGAAGACAGAGTTCTA
- the LOC139977026 gene encoding nucleolar transcription factor 1-like, whose translation MILRWVFHLAVWNIFLFNKILHCLSPDTHFKMEDRLTLVSNLFKQFPTRDTGFYKSTISKVKWEMVAFHQFTPEECQQEWELIQADIQKYKTATQIAKEALVMVNSPTYIPKRSAHGTPPTKTVQ comes from the exons atgatattgagatgggtTTTTCatctagcagtgtggaatatttttctcttcaataaaatattacattgtCTGTCACCAGATACCCATTTCAAGATGGAAGACAGGTTAACTCTTGTAAGCAACCTGTTCAAACAATTCCCTACGAGAGACACCGGTTTTTATAAGTCCACCATTTCCAAGGTCAAGTGGGAGATGGTGGCATTCCATCAATTCACACCCGAAGAGTGTCAGCAGGAGTGGGAGTTGATACAAGCTGAT ATTCAAAAGTACAAGACAGCTACCCAAATTGCTAAGGAAGCCCTGGTTATGGTGAACAGCCCAACTTACATCCCCAAGCGGAGTGCT caCGGAACACCCCCAACTAAAACCGTTCAGTAG